One part of the Candidatus Binatia bacterium genome encodes these proteins:
- a CDS encoding DUF3313 domain-containing protein, with protein MMHTELVRSCMRGQRIRMTAVSFACAAAFGCAASAGSVSAPPPARLDTLDSGFLSDYKRLQPTEQSPSVLMFRDAGVKKGYRKLLFRPIQVWRGADQRLEDIPDTDLQYLADSFYRAMVTPLGHSFELVEKPGPGVLEIQVALTLVTKPHQPIDFFSTAVPVRDLHERTQQMSDGTKLFVHDCALEVELSEAGPASATHAAGKPARPKRIVKAEFFDKRRGSESPKAAVQSWTDLDAVFAKWATTFDSQLVALKDGTFKPRFTVATKPAAKTH; from the coding sequence ATGATGCATACCGAGCTCGTCCGCTCCTGCATGCGCGGACAACGTATTCGCATGACCGCCGTCTCCTTCGCATGCGCTGCGGCGTTCGGCTGCGCCGCTTCGGCCGGTTCCGTCTCCGCGCCGCCCCCTGCCCGCCTGGACACCCTCGATTCGGGCTTCCTGTCCGACTACAAGCGGTTGCAGCCTACCGAGCAGTCGCCGTCCGTGCTGATGTTCCGCGACGCAGGCGTGAAAAAGGGCTACCGCAAACTCCTGTTCCGTCCGATCCAGGTCTGGCGCGGCGCCGACCAGCGCCTCGAAGACATTCCCGATACCGATCTGCAGTACCTGGCCGACTCCTTCTACCGCGCGATGGTGACGCCGCTCGGCCACTCTTTCGAGCTGGTCGAGAAGCCGGGGCCGGGCGTTCTCGAAATCCAGGTCGCGCTGACGCTCGTCACCAAACCTCACCAGCCGATCGACTTCTTCTCGACCGCCGTTCCCGTGCGCGACCTTCACGAGCGAACGCAGCAAATGAGCGACGGGACAAAGCTGTTCGTGCACGACTGCGCGCTCGAAGTGGAGTTGTCCGAAGCAGGCCCGGCGTCGGCCACACACGCAGCCGGCAAGCCGGCTCGGCCGAAGCGGATCGTGAAGGCAGAATTCTTCGACAAACGCCGCGGCAGCGAATCCCCCAAGGCTGCCGTCCAGAGCTGGACCGACCTGGACGCGGTGTTCGCGAAGTGGGCGACGACCTTTGACAGCCAGCTCGTCGCGCTGAAGGACGGAACGTTCAAACCGAGGTTCACCGTCGCCACCAAGCCCGCGGCGAAGACTCACTGA
- the aqpZ gene encoding aquaporin Z gives MTLKNRLMAECVGTFWLVFGGCGSAVLAAAFPNVGIGLLGVSLAFGLTVLTMAYAIGHISGCHLNPAVTLGLATARRFPWSDVASYMVAQVVGATVASLVLYLIASGHPGFSLAGGFAANGYGAHSPGGYSVLAALLSETVLTAMFLVVILGATDRRSPAGFAGIAIGLALTLIHLIGIPVTNLSVNPARSTGPAIIVGGWALGQLWLFWIAPMGGAVIGSILYRSIAGEDI, from the coding sequence ATGACACTGAAAAATCGTCTCATGGCCGAATGCGTCGGAACGTTCTGGCTCGTATTCGGTGGTTGCGGGAGCGCCGTTCTGGCCGCTGCCTTTCCGAATGTCGGAATCGGGCTGCTCGGGGTCTCGCTGGCGTTTGGCCTCACCGTACTCACGATGGCCTATGCGATCGGCCACATCTCGGGCTGCCACCTCAACCCGGCCGTAACCCTTGGCCTGGCTACCGCCCGGCGCTTTCCATGGTCCGACGTCGCCTCCTACATGGTCGCGCAGGTCGTGGGCGCGACCGTCGCTTCGCTTGTCCTCTATCTCATCGCCAGCGGTCATCCGGGATTCAGCCTCGCCGGTGGCTTTGCTGCCAACGGGTACGGCGCGCATTCGCCGGGAGGCTATTCGGTGCTCGCTGCACTTCTGAGCGAGACCGTGCTGACCGCGATGTTTCTCGTCGTCATCCTCGGCGCGACCGATCGTCGCTCGCCGGCCGGCTTCGCGGGAATTGCGATCGGACTTGCACTGACGCTCATCCATTTGATCGGTATTCCGGTAACCAATCTGTCGGTGAACCCGGCACGCAGCACCGGTCCGGCCATCATCGTCGGAGGATGGGCACTGGGACAGTTGTGGCTGTTCTGGATCGCGCCGATGGGCGGAGCGGTGATCGGGAGCATCCTCTATCGCAGCATTGCCGGCGAGGACATCTGA
- a CDS encoding HAMP domain-containing sensor histidine kinase, with amino-acid sequence MRLWPKTLFGRIALILFAGLAVTQALTMLLVLAERGMSTRRMMIAYVARDIAGSVAILERVPAEERPHWLERIARRNYRYALGPGPVSPDAPPSSAAELVQAVSDALGSRPVKASAADGERLDLQFALADGAPVSVELESPGMALSPWVVVLLALQLLLLALFTWLAVRSVTRPLADLAAAADQMGSDPAGGALPEDGPVEVARAAAAFNAMQGRIAAHLRERMQILASVSHDLQTPITRMRLRVEMSTDAELRPKLGSDLDQMQALVREGIAYARSAEAAREPFCRVDLHALLESLVFDYADAGRSLLLRDERDDAGAAIVTRPRALTRIVSNLADNALIFADDVDILVQTLSPETLAITVRDRGPGIPADKLAAVVEPFVRLENSRSRETGGTGLGLAIADQLAASLGGQLRLSNRDGGGLEARVVLPRAATIMTPNTLPTSDSSHSSCW; translated from the coding sequence ATGAGACTCTGGCCGAAAACGCTGTTCGGCCGCATCGCGCTGATTCTTTTTGCCGGGCTCGCGGTAACCCAGGCTCTGACGATGCTGCTCGTGCTGGCAGAGCGGGGCATGAGCACCCGCCGCATGATGATTGCCTACGTTGCGCGCGACATCGCGGGTTCGGTCGCCATTCTCGAGCGCGTACCTGCCGAGGAGAGGCCGCATTGGCTCGAGCGGATCGCGCGCCGCAACTATCGTTACGCGCTCGGCCCCGGCCCGGTTTCGCCAGACGCCCCGCCGTCTTCGGCCGCCGAGCTCGTCCAGGCGGTTTCCGATGCCCTCGGCTCGCGCCCGGTCAAAGCAAGCGCAGCTGACGGCGAGCGGTTAGATCTGCAGTTCGCGCTCGCCGACGGAGCGCCGGTTTCGGTCGAGCTCGAGTCGCCGGGCATGGCACTGTCGCCGTGGGTGGTCGTCCTGCTCGCTCTCCAGCTCTTGCTGCTTGCGCTCTTTACCTGGCTGGCGGTGCGAAGCGTGACGAGGCCGCTTGCCGACCTGGCTGCTGCGGCAGATCAAATGGGCTCGGATCCCGCCGGCGGCGCGCTTCCGGAAGACGGGCCCGTCGAAGTCGCGCGTGCCGCTGCCGCCTTCAACGCGATGCAGGGTCGCATTGCGGCACATCTGCGTGAGCGAATGCAGATCCTCGCATCCGTCTCGCACGATCTTCAGACTCCGATCACGAGGATGCGGCTGCGCGTCGAAATGAGCACCGACGCCGAGCTGCGACCGAAGCTCGGCTCCGACCTCGACCAGATGCAGGCGCTGGTGCGTGAAGGCATTGCCTATGCACGCAGTGCGGAGGCGGCGCGGGAGCCGTTTTGTCGCGTCGACCTGCACGCATTGCTCGAGAGCCTGGTTTTCGACTACGCCGACGCCGGGAGGTCCCTGCTGCTTCGAGACGAGCGCGACGATGCCGGCGCTGCGATCGTCACGAGGCCCCGCGCGCTGACGCGCATCGTCTCCAACCTTGCCGACAACGCGCTGATCTTCGCGGACGATGTCGACATCCTCGTCCAGACGCTGTCGCCGGAAACTCTTGCGATCACTGTGCGAGACCGCGGCCCCGGCATTCCCGCGGACAAGCTTGCGGCCGTCGTCGAGCCTTTCGTCAGGCTCGAAAACTCCCGCAGCCGCGAGACGGGCGGCACCGGTCTCGGCCTTGCGATCGCGGACCAGCTCGCGGCGTCACTCGGCGGACAATTACGGCTTTCGAACAGGGACGGTGGCGGGCTGGAGGCACGGGTGGTGCTACCCCGAGCGGCGACAATCATGACGCCGAACACATTGCCCACTAGTGATTCGTCTCACAGTAGCTGCTGGTGA
- a CDS encoding response regulator, with product MERSDHVLVVDDDRELRELLAEYLGRNGVRTSAVPDGRRMREALAAGSVDLVVLDLMLPGDDGLTLCRELRAGPHRALPILMLTARGDEVDRVVGLEMGADDYLAKPFAARELLARIRAVLRRTRMLPPNLRPPERTRRLEFGDWTLDTTTRHLVDAGDTVVPLSGAEYRLLLVFLEHPSRVLTRDQLLDLTQGREADVFDRSIDLLVSRLRQRLGDEAREPRYIKTVRSEGYVFTVSVKARDEAR from the coding sequence ATGGAAAGGTCTGACCACGTCCTCGTCGTCGACGACGATCGCGAGCTGCGCGAGCTGCTGGCCGAGTACCTCGGCAGGAACGGAGTGCGCACGTCGGCGGTGCCCGACGGCCGGCGCATGCGCGAGGCCTTGGCAGCAGGTTCGGTCGACCTCGTCGTGCTCGACCTGATGCTGCCCGGCGACGATGGGCTGACGCTGTGCCGAGAGTTGCGCGCCGGCCCGCATCGCGCCTTGCCGATCCTGATGCTGACGGCGCGCGGCGACGAAGTGGATCGCGTCGTCGGCCTGGAAATGGGCGCCGACGACTACCTCGCAAAGCCTTTCGCCGCCCGTGAGCTGCTCGCGCGAATCCGGGCTGTCCTGCGTCGCACGCGGATGCTGCCGCCGAACTTGAGGCCGCCCGAAAGGACACGGCGCCTCGAGTTCGGCGACTGGACTCTCGACACGACGACCCGTCATCTGGTCGACGCCGGCGACACCGTGGTTCCGCTGAGCGGCGCCGAGTACCGGCTGCTGCTCGTGTTTCTCGAGCATCCGAGCCGTGTGCTCACCCGCGATCAGCTCCTCGACCTCACCCAGGGCCGCGAGGCGGACGTCTTCGACCGCTCGATCGACCTGCTCGTCAGCCGCCTGCGACAGAGGCTCGGCGACGAGGCGCGCGAGCCCCGCTACATCAAGACCGTGCGCAGCGAAGGCTACGTATTTACGGTGTCGGTCAAAGCGCGCGACGAGGCGCGATGA
- a CDS encoding DUF2147 domain-containing protein: MSSPARKWLPVLLLVAAATATAIAVAAQPGVPTATAGAELGRWITESGNLEVEIAPCGDALCGTVTRVLANHSMSDSGKEMAAADSRSPLGTKLVYDLVASGDNQWRGQIYNRENGKTYRCIVSVEDANRLRVRGYVGIPWIGKTQIWTRVS; this comes from the coding sequence ATGAGCAGTCCCGCACGAAAGTGGCTCCCGGTGCTTCTTCTCGTCGCCGCGGCGACGGCGACGGCGATCGCTGTCGCCGCGCAACCCGGTGTTCCCACCGCCACTGCCGGCGCCGAGCTCGGGCGCTGGATCACCGAGAGCGGCAACCTTGAAGTCGAGATCGCTCCCTGCGGCGACGCGCTGTGCGGGACGGTCACGCGAGTGCTCGCCAATCACTCGATGAGCGATTCCGGCAAGGAGATGGCCGCCGCCGACTCGCGCTCGCCGCTCGGCACGAAGCTCGTCTACGACCTCGTCGCCAGCGGCGACAACCAGTGGCGCGGCCAGATCTACAACCGCGAGAACGGCAAGACTTATCGTTGCATCGTTTCTGTCGAGGACGCCAACAGGCTGCGGGTACGCGGCTACGTGGGCATTCCGTGGATCGGCAAAACGCAGATCTGGACTCGCGTATCGTGA
- a CDS encoding cytochrome c biogenesis CcdA family protein — MDRQNADLDSRIVIEAALAFCCGSLTLLSPCVLPMLPVILGASVGRSNPLRPLAIAGGFVVSFSVVALALGTVATTLGLSATTLRSAAIAGLFVFGFLMIWPAPFELLSAPLGRLAGRAARVRGDGTLGAFVLGATLAVAWTPCAGPVLGAALTQVATSGISFHAALLILCFALGEGLVMLAIARSGQLASRRIRGFLPWAHRVQQAFGGVVILAAIAMRYRYDALLTLWIANRG, encoded by the coding sequence GTGGATCGGCAAAACGCAGATCTGGACTCGCGTATCGTGATCGAAGCGGCGCTCGCATTCTGCTGCGGCTCGCTCACGTTGCTGTCGCCTTGCGTGCTGCCGATGCTGCCGGTGATCCTCGGCGCCTCGGTCGGGCGTTCCAATCCGCTGCGGCCGCTCGCGATCGCCGGCGGGTTCGTCGTGTCGTTTTCGGTCGTCGCTCTCGCGCTCGGAACCGTCGCCACGACGCTCGGTCTTTCGGCCACTACGCTGCGCAGCGCGGCCATTGCCGGACTTTTCGTATTCGGGTTCCTGATGATCTGGCCCGCGCCCTTTGAGCTGCTTTCCGCGCCTTTGGGCCGCCTGGCCGGGCGCGCAGCGCGTGTGCGTGGCGACGGTACGCTCGGCGCGTTCGTCCTGGGCGCCACGCTCGCCGTGGCGTGGACGCCTTGCGCTGGACCGGTGCTCGGAGCGGCGCTGACGCAGGTCGCGACCAGCGGCATCTCCTTTCATGCGGCGCTGCTCATCCTCTGCTTCGCACTCGGCGAGGGCCTGGTGATGCTCGCGATCGCCCGCAGCGGCCAGCTCGCGAGCCGTCGAATACGCGGCTTCCTGCCGTGGGCGCACCGCGTGCAGCAGGCGTTCGGTGGCGTCGTGATCCTGGCCGCGATTGCGATGCGCTATCGCTACGACGCGTTGTTGACGCTCTGGATCGCAAATCGCGGCTGA
- a CDS encoding redoxin domain-containing protein, whose amino-acid sequence MKPSTFSFAATVALLVAVLAGGLGIPSAATEAGDYGPAPEFAGIGAWINSAPLTMASLRGKVVLVDFWTWSCANCVRSLPHVRDWHERYSADGLVVIGVHTPESDFEKDRADLESAIARYGIRHAVAQDNDWATWKAWGNHYWPAVYLVDRRGHIVLRHMGEGGYEEIDAAIRRELGR is encoded by the coding sequence ATGAAACCCTCCACCTTCTCGTTTGCCGCTACGGTGGCACTGCTCGTTGCAGTCCTCGCCGGCGGCCTCGGAATCCCGTCGGCAGCCACCGAGGCCGGCGACTATGGCCCGGCCCCGGAATTCGCAGGCATCGGCGCGTGGATCAACTCGGCACCGCTGACGATGGCGTCGTTGCGCGGCAAGGTCGTGCTCGTCGATTTCTGGACCTGGTCCTGCGCAAACTGCGTGCGATCACTGCCCCACGTTCGCGACTGGCACGAGCGCTACTCCGCGGATGGTCTCGTGGTGATCGGCGTGCACACGCCGGAGTCGGACTTCGAGAAGGACCGCGCCGACCTCGAGTCTGCAATCGCACGCTACGGCATTCGTCATGCGGTGGCGCAGGACAACGACTGGGCGACCTGGAAGGCCTGGGGCAATCACTACTGGCCGGCGGTCTACCTCGTCGACCGGCGCGGGCACATCGTGCTGCGGCACATGGGAGAAGGCGGCTACGAAGAAATCGACGCAGCGATACGGCGAGAGCTCGGTCGGTGA
- a CDS encoding S8 family serine peptidase, with product MRGAKLTALLVCSWILATASAASAGRAIVTLPPGTDVQAAANQATASGAVITHIFHEGYSGKLPGALIKQLRGGPGVTVEHDRKVQLAQIVCVTQSAVPSWGLDRLSERAITLDGEYQYEFTGAAVNVYVIDTGIDTTNSDLGGRASWGADEIDGTDQDCNGHGTAVAGTIGGTTYGVAKQVSLIAVRALNCKGIGFASDVVAGLEWATDNYLASPKPSVIVLSLAGKLNNALNAAVDAATAAGITTVAAAGNRHADACKYSPASATSVMTAAATDNTDVVDLKDHIAPFSNGGTCVSFFAPGVGIDTDGLLGSIVSVSGTSISAAFLGGVAAQVLDEHHTWTPAQVKAHLVDKSTKGVVVGPTKAPDSPNQVLYSACDV from the coding sequence ATGAGGGGAGCGAAACTCACCGCACTACTGGTGTGCAGCTGGATACTCGCAACGGCCTCGGCTGCCTCGGCGGGCCGGGCAATCGTTACATTACCTCCCGGGACCGACGTCCAGGCGGCCGCGAACCAGGCCACCGCCAGCGGCGCGGTCATCACTCACATCTTTCACGAAGGCTATTCGGGAAAGCTCCCCGGAGCGCTGATCAAGCAGCTTCGCGGCGGGCCCGGAGTGACCGTCGAGCATGATCGCAAGGTTCAGCTCGCCCAGATCGTGTGTGTGACACAGTCGGCGGTCCCGAGCTGGGGACTGGACCGCCTCAGCGAGCGGGCAATCACGCTGGACGGCGAGTATCAGTACGAGTTCACGGGTGCGGCCGTCAACGTTTACGTGATCGACACCGGCATCGATACGACGAACTCCGATCTCGGCGGGCGGGCATCCTGGGGCGCCGACGAGATCGACGGCACCGATCAGGACTGCAACGGACACGGCACGGCCGTAGCGGGCACGATCGGCGGGACGACGTACGGAGTCGCCAAGCAGGTGTCGCTCATCGCGGTGCGCGCGCTCAACTGCAAAGGCATCGGCTTCGCTTCGGACGTGGTGGCCGGCCTCGAATGGGCAACCGACAACTACCTGGCCAGCCCCAAGCCGTCGGTGATCGTTCTCTCCCTCGCCGGCAAGTTGAACAACGCCCTGAATGCCGCCGTCGACGCGGCGACCGCAGCGGGAATCACTACTGTTGCTGCGGCCGGCAATCGCCATGCCGACGCATGCAAGTACTCTCCGGCCTCGGCCACGAGCGTCATGACCGCCGCGGCCACCGACAACACGGACGTCGTGGACCTGAAGGACCACATCGCTCCGTTCTCCAACGGTGGCACCTGTGTCTCGTTCTTCGCGCCCGGCGTGGGCATCGATACCGATGGGCTCCTGGGGAGCATCGTGAGTGTCAGCGGCACTTCGATCTCGGCCGCCTTTCTCGGCGGAGTGGCCGCACAGGTCCTGGACGAGCATCACACGTGGACACCCGCCCAGGTGAAGGCCCATCTCGTCGATAAATCGACGAAGGGCGTGGTCGTCGGGCCCACCAAGGCCCCGGACTCACCGAACCAGGTGCTCTACAGTGCCTGTGACGTCTAG
- a CDS encoding ATP-binding protein: MREGHNELRMLALAPTEKDAALTARILGDAGIEANCFLAIRELCAELDDGAGALLLPEEVLAGEEQYRLAQWMARQPPWSDLPVLVLARHGADSEAIARAMGLLGNVTVLERPTRVAALVSAARSALRARRRQYEIRRHLAERERNEEALRTNDRRKDEFLAILAHELRNPLAPIRNSLFILHNLEEGGSSPEIAKLAAMMERQVNHMVRLVDDLLEISRITRDKIDLRKERVELEEVVRAALEASRPQIDTAGHRVEMDLPVEGIFLDADPVRLAQVLANLLNNAAKYTDSGGQIWLRVRRAGPVVEIAVRDNGTGIAREMLPRVFDLFTQVAQSPTRAQGGLGIGLTLVKRLVEMHGGSVDASSEGIGRGSEFTVRLPVAAAGAAAGCDDVDAVSIHDLAGRRVMVVDDNVDAADSLGALLDCLGVETRVVYDGAAAIEALSDFQPAVVLLDIGMPGMDGHEVARRIRQQPLAVTLIAMTGWGQDEDRRRSREAGFDYHLVKPADVHALGTLLRSIEERSHAGMH, from the coding sequence ATGAGGGAAGGGCACAACGAGCTGCGCATGCTCGCGCTTGCCCCGACCGAAAAGGATGCGGCGCTGACTGCCCGTATCCTCGGCGACGCCGGGATCGAGGCGAATTGCTTTCTCGCAATCCGCGAGTTGTGCGCCGAGCTGGATGACGGTGCCGGCGCTCTGCTGCTTCCGGAAGAAGTGCTCGCGGGAGAAGAGCAGTACCGGCTTGCCCAGTGGATGGCGCGCCAGCCGCCATGGTCGGATCTTCCGGTTCTCGTGCTCGCACGCCACGGCGCCGACTCCGAGGCGATCGCGCGGGCCATGGGGCTGCTCGGCAACGTGACGGTGCTCGAGCGACCGACGCGAGTCGCGGCGCTCGTCAGTGCTGCCAGGAGCGCGCTTCGCGCCCGACGACGCCAATACGAAATCCGGCGCCATCTTGCCGAGCGCGAGCGCAACGAGGAGGCACTGCGGACCAACGATCGTCGCAAGGACGAATTCCTGGCGATCCTCGCGCACGAGCTGCGCAACCCCCTCGCGCCGATCCGCAACTCGCTCTTCATCCTGCACAATCTCGAAGAAGGCGGCTCGTCACCGGAGATTGCCAAGCTGGCGGCGATGATGGAGCGCCAGGTCAACCACATGGTGCGCCTGGTGGACGACCTGCTGGAGATTTCGCGGATCACTCGCGACAAGATCGATCTGCGCAAGGAGCGCGTCGAGCTCGAGGAGGTGGTGCGCGCCGCGCTCGAGGCGAGTCGGCCGCAGATCGATACCGCGGGACATCGGGTCGAAATGGATTTGCCCGTGGAAGGGATCTTCCTCGATGCCGATCCGGTTCGGCTCGCACAGGTGCTGGCCAACCTGCTCAACAACGCGGCGAAGTACACGGACTCCGGCGGACAAATCTGGCTCCGCGTGCGACGCGCCGGCCCTGTGGTCGAGATCGCGGTGCGCGACAACGGCACCGGCATCGCGCGCGAGATGTTGCCGCGTGTATTCGATCTGTTCACGCAGGTCGCGCAGAGTCCCACTCGTGCGCAAGGCGGCCTCGGAATCGGATTGACGCTGGTCAAGCGCCTGGTCGAGATGCACGGGGGATCGGTCGACGCGAGCAGCGAGGGAATCGGCAGGGGCAGCGAGTTCACCGTTCGCCTTCCGGTCGCTGCCGCGGGTGCCGCGGCGGGCTGCGATGATGTCGATGCCGTCTCGATCCACGATCTCGCAGGCCGGCGCGTGATGGTCGTCGATGACAACGTCGATGCGGCCGACAGCCTCGGCGCTCTTCTCGACTGCCTCGGTGTCGAAACGCGCGTCGTTTACGACGGCGCGGCAGCAATCGAGGCACTGTCGGATTTCCAGCCCGCGGTCGTGCTGCTCGATATCGGAATGCCGGGAATGGACGGCCACGAAGTGGCGCGCCGCATCCGCCAGCAGCCGCTTGCCGTCACGCTCATCGCGATGACGGGGTGGGGCCAGGACGAAGACCGCCGCCGCTCGCGCGAAGCCGGATTCGACTACCACCTGGTCAAACCGGCGGACGTGCACGCGCTCGGCACGCTGCTGCGGTCGATCGAAGAACGATCGCATGCCGGCATGCACTGA
- a CDS encoding ATPase domain-containing protein, with amino-acid sequence MNAQDSASASSFVTSGVQGLDEVLGGGLTQDRLYLVEGVPGSGKTTIAMQFLLEGARRGEPVLYITLSESAAELQGVAESHGWSLDGVTIREIIPSEDSLKPDAQYTMFHPSEIELGETIRTILEDVDREKPVRAVFDSLSELRLLAGNPLRYRRQILALKQFFAGRRCTVILLDDMTSTDHDLQVQSIAHGVVLLEQMNPDYGADRRRMRVVKYRGVPFRSGYHDYVIRRGGVEVFARLVAREHSAPKAPELLSSGLAELDHLLGGGIERGTSMLIAGAPGTGKSTIATRLVWMAAERGQKAALFSFDESLLTLRMRATGLGMPLEDHVKSGRLTLQKVDPAELAPGAFIQAVREAVEKRSAAVIVIDSLNGYLNAMPGERFLVIQLHELLAYLGHAGVATVMISAHQGLIGGHMQSPVDASYLADTVVLMRYFEARGAVRQAISVVKKRGSAHERTIREFRMDDGGIHIGPPLRKFRGILTGTPEFDGSGEDEGTEEARP; translated from the coding sequence ATGAATGCCCAAGATTCCGCCAGCGCTTCGAGCTTCGTCACGTCCGGCGTCCAGGGGCTGGACGAAGTGCTCGGCGGCGGGCTCACGCAAGATCGGCTCTATCTTGTCGAAGGCGTTCCCGGGTCCGGAAAGACGACGATCGCAATGCAGTTCCTGCTCGAAGGCGCCCGCCGGGGCGAGCCGGTCCTCTACATCACCTTGTCCGAATCGGCCGCGGAGCTGCAGGGCGTCGCGGAGTCGCACGGATGGTCGCTCGACGGCGTCACGATCCGCGAGATCATCCCGTCGGAGGACAGCCTGAAGCCCGACGCGCAGTACACGATGTTCCATCCATCCGAGATCGAGCTCGGGGAGACGATCCGAACGATTCTGGAGGACGTGGACAGAGAAAAACCGGTGCGCGCTGTCTTCGATTCCCTGTCTGAGCTGCGGCTTCTCGCCGGCAATCCGCTGCGATACCGGCGGCAGATCCTCGCCCTCAAGCAATTCTTCGCCGGTCGGCGATGCACCGTGATCCTTCTGGACGACATGACGAGCACCGACCATGATCTCCAGGTGCAGAGCATCGCGCACGGCGTAGTGCTTCTCGAACAGATGAATCCCGACTACGGCGCCGACCGCCGCCGCATGCGCGTCGTCAAGTATCGCGGCGTGCCGTTTCGCAGCGGTTATCACGACTACGTGATCCGCCGCGGCGGTGTCGAGGTGTTCGCGCGCCTGGTTGCGCGCGAGCATTCTGCGCCCAAGGCCCCCGAGCTGCTGTCGAGCGGGCTGGCCGAGCTCGACCATCTGCTCGGAGGAGGCATCGAGCGGGGAACGAGCATGCTCATCGCCGGTGCACCAGGCACCGGAAAATCCACGATCGCCACGCGTCTCGTCTGGATGGCCGCGGAGCGAGGCCAGAAAGCAGCGCTATTCTCTTTCGACGAAAGCCTGCTCACGCTTCGGATGCGCGCGACCGGGCTCGGCATGCCCCTGGAAGACCACGTCAAATCCGGGCGCCTGACACTGCAGAAAGTCGATCCTGCCGAGCTCGCGCCGGGAGCGTTCATCCAGGCGGTGCGGGAAGCGGTAGAGAAGCGATCGGCCGCGGTGATCGTGATCGACAGCTTGAACGGCTACCTCAACGCGATGCCCGGCGAGAGGTTCCTCGTCATCCAGCTCCATGAGTTGCTGGCGTATCTCGGCCACGCGGGCGTCGCGACGGTCATGATCAGTGCGCACCAGGGTCTGATCGGTGGTCATATGCAGTCGCCGGTCGATGCGAGCTACCTGGCCGATACCGTCGTGCTCATGCGCTATTTCGAGGCGCGAGGGGCCGTGCGACAGGCGATTTCCGTGGTCAAGAAGCGCGGCAGTGCGCACGAACGGACGATCCGTGAATTCCGGATGGACGACGGCGGCATCCACATCGGGCCGCCGCTCAGAAAGTTCCGGGGGATCCTCACCGGCACCCCGGAGTTCGACGGATCCGGGGAAGACGAGGGGACGGAAGAGGCCCGTCCATGA